Part of the Primulina huaijiensis isolate GDHJ02 chromosome 15, ASM1229523v2, whole genome shotgun sequence genome is shown below.
CATTAGCCAAATCAATTATTCGTCAATTACCTGATCACGATCCTCAAATAAAAAGGCCAGGTTAATTACCTCGTCAAGATCCTCAAAGGTGTCCTCTCCAATTTTCAATGTTTTCCCTATTCGAAGCAAGCTTGTGATGTCCTTATGTTCCTTTCCACCTTCAACTATGTCCTTGTTTGCATAAACCCCATCATAGATTTTCAATGTTAAAGTCAAATGTGTAGGACCATGAGCGTTTGGACAGATAACACTTTCACCAGGATCTTTGTCTGAAAGAAACTGgccaaaattggaaaaataaaggATAAACACGCAAAAAAAGAAGCTAAATTTATCAAAACAAGCACAGTCAAGGAAATTATTGTCCCAAATTTCAAATTGTTTGGAAAAAAGGAGGAAAGCCTGTAGACAGCTAGAGACTTTTTATGAAAAGTCATTGTACACCTTTACTGTAAAGCAGAAATATGAATCATTCTTAATCTATTGTGCTTGAAAATATCTTGTAAGTCCCACATAGTGGTTGTAAACAAAATCACATGGCATTCGACAAAAAATGTGTACCATCTACAAAGAATCTGATGTATACACATGGATACATACATACAGTTTAAAGATTGCACGATCATGTTATGGCGTCTAAGTCAATGCAATACATGACAGGAGCACTGACCATCTACAAACAAATGTTAACTTGCGTAAACTAAGAAGTGTAATAGATGCTTCCACAATTTGAATTGCACTCACATTATTTTCTTAGCAGCATCCACAACGGAAAATCATAAGATAAATCACATTATTAATGAAGTGGACGGTTCATTGAAGCTTTACATATCAGCAATTGAAATGCAACAGAGGCACAAATAATATATCATGATGAGCTACTTGGAAATTGATAACACACCTCTACTGCCTCATCAGAAGTGATATTTTGGAATCGAGGGTGGACAATTATTCTTGGCTTCAAATGTTTCTTCGCAAGCTCCTTTTCTTTATGAGCTTTTTCCTGCTCGGTGTGTGTGGCGCTGCGTTCTTCGTGATAGTAAGGATCCATACTTCGATGGTTCTGCAAGCGGTTATTCCTCATTTCATTTTCTCTACAAGTTAAGAACACCTGATAACGATTCTTTtgaattgatttgattttgCATGTTATAATATCACCTTCATGGAGTTTATCAGATAATTCATTAATATCACGCCAGTCATCAGCGCAATCTTCCTTGGTGAGCATGCCAGTCAATCCAGATTCAAGGACACAAATAGCTCTTTGAGGTTGAATCCTTCGCACTGTTGCTTGTACGATCCTTCCTTCTGATAAAGTTTCTTCAGTTTCTCCTGAGATCATGTAAAATTCATCATCCTGACTTGGTTCCACATATGGTCTGCGACGATCTTGGAAtccttcaattaactccaatcTTATATCATTGAGGGTTTCTTTTCTGTTCAAACGGTTTTTCTGATCAGCATATTCATGAACATCAACAGCCCTCAATAACTGAGGCTTTTCCCTGACATGTTCAATGGCCATTTCCAgcatatcatcatcatcattgaCATCATCATTGACATCCTCCCGGTAAATATCTTTGGCCAGTTCTTGAGCAAGGCCATAAAACTCTGGATGAATTCTTGTATCATCtaacaaatcaataaattgaGTACTACTAGAAGTCAATCCGCTACGACGGACTCGAAGGAAACCAACTGCATTAATGAAAACCTTTTTACCAAGACCATGATGTGTCAACAGGTCTTTCCTAGTGAAAATGGCTCCAGCTCTTACTAAAGACCTTTGGAGAGAAGCTGCTTTTCTGGGTCCAAGCCCAGAAATAAACTGCAGAGGAGCAAACAACCATTCGTGACTGGAAGCCAAGTTAATGTCAAGACCAACTTGGTTAGTTATATCCACCATAACTTGTTCAACCTTCCCATACTTCTCATCAGGGGTCAGAAAATTTTCCAAGGGATGCAGTTTCCAAGATAATATCTCCCTACCTGGCCCACATAATGTTGCAACCATGGCTAATGGATTCTGAAGACAGCGTCCCAGAGCCACAGAACGTCTGATTATACCCGAAGAATGGAagaaatcataactatttctaCAACTCCTACACATCTTACAATTTTCCTCGATATAAATGTCAGAAACATGGGTAGCCACAACATGCCCATAACCTTTAAGGATAATAGGATCTTTCTCAACCTTAACATATGAAAATatctacaaaagaaaaatagaaaaaggtTATTACCTTCCTGGGAGGGAAGCTGATCCACAGATATGCGGGAATTTTCATACAAGTGCGGAAGAGATTCATCACCATAGAAAATATTCAGATTATCCATATCGTGACCAACATCTCTTGGATTATCCTCCACCATTTTGAATATAATCTGATCATAAAAGCGGCACAACGATAAAGAATAAGCTCAACATACGAATGGTTAATTCAAGGAGGTGCATaactttttcaaatatattaaacaGAAGACAAACATAAGAAATGGTTTGAAAATGTTACCTCATAAATATCTTCCTTCAGCCGAGTACAAGACAAATTAGCTGCCCCTAGAGCGACAACATGTGGCTGGTGGTCCATCATAAATTTCTGCACACGCTGTTGATCATTTCTCTTATGTTGCTGAGCATTAACATTCTGATTGCTAAGGCTGAGTGATGGAGCATTCAGCACATCTAAAATCTCTCCAGCTGCATCCAGCATCACAAAAGTCGTAGCTGGCTTACCAGGGCCCCAGCAGCAAGCCATAACCCTGGGTGCTGCTTCTTCATCTGTATTGACATCATTTTCTTTTTGCTGAAATGGTGCCACGGATACTTTGTCCCACAACAGCTTTCCAAATTGCCATAGCAACCAGGTTTTTGCTCTCGTAGTCAGAAATGATCTAGCTTCTTTTTCCATTGAAGGTAGAAGAAAATTGTAAAACGCGTCATGAAGAATTAATTTTCTCTGCTCATTCCATAATTGAGCGGATCTGCTAACTCCATCACTTAGATAATAATCGTTTGAGTCGCTTATCAATTTATCGAGAACTACTTCTGGTAGCTTGATGGTTACTTGAAGGAGCTTCTCCTCTTCAGCCTTCTGAACTAAAAGCCAAGTTGCATCCTCGAATCTAGTAAGTGGCTTGTCTCGTAACCACTTCACTCCAGCAAACTGGTGAAAAGAATCAATAGCCACGTTCCCATCGGATGTAGGACTGGTTGACACTAGAGCATTTTCCATAAAGATGCTACGGACATGCCTCCGGACACATGGTTCACAGCTAATCTCCACAGCTGCCTGGAGAGTAATGCAAGATGGCAAACTTTAATAAGACCTATGAAAATCACTGAAGGTGCATTTACgattcaaaataaagaaaatctgCATACCATGTGCCTTGCACCTTTGAGAACAGCTTGAGACGTTTCAAACATAGCACACGTAAAATTAGAGGCCATTTCTTCGGGTGTTTCCTTTGCATCTTCCAATTCATCCATTCTCTTCAAAGattttaaccaaaaaaaacCACTAAATACTGCAGCTAAAAACCAGGGAAAccagaaaaaaacaaacaaacaaaactaCCATTTTCTCCAGAGAAATCTGCAATCCAAACTGCTCAGAACTGTAACCAAACTTATTTGCAACCTCCCATAAGCCAGCTTTACTGCAAATGCTGTACTGCGACCTCCTCTTTGGTCTTTTAAACTGCCCTTCATCAAGGACAACTTCGCCAGGGGGGAAGTGCAAATTAAATTTAGAGTCGACGTCATCCAATTCTCTTTCTGAATCAGCAGCTTTGAGTGACTTGGAAACTGATTCAAAGAGTTGTTGGTTTAAAGTAAGCCGTGTCTCATCATATACTCTTCGTAACTCTTCCTCAAATCGCTTCTTGTAGTATAACTGTAGTGCACTCTTTCTTTTCTGAAGAAGAAGCCACTTCTTATCCAAGTCATGGATTGTCCAAAGCACCTGCAACACACCACTGTTTGAATATCTTTCTGAACCTTCCCAAGTAACCCCTCCACACAAGACTGAATGTACTTTGTAAAAGTAAATACATCTTTTCAGAAGTAAACCCTCTCTTGCAATTATACAATTGTTTCTTAACGGTAAAATATATAAAGGGGGCTTTCTTACCATGCTAGTTTTTCTCAATAACTAGACATATTGAACATGTTAGAAAACCTTCAGTTCATAAAACACTCAAGTATCATTCGACAATTTATATGAGTGTAACAGATATTTCAACATAGTCACAAATTAGACAGATTGTGAGTACTACCCTTGTGCCATTTTAGTGTCGCTCTCCAGTTAGGGTCATTTTGAATGTCAGCTTCAGGCTCATCTGGTTCTTGTAATAGGCTGAAAATCTCCTCTTTCCGGTACATAGCAATGAATGGTATCTAATCACATTGatgaacaattaaataaactctaGAAAATCATATTAACTCTTAATATAGTCTCATGCTAAAGCACAGATAATCTTATGCTTCAAACTAGGAAGAatataatgaaatattaaaatacaaaaataaagtgAATTTGAACCATGATAAGTTGATCACAACTGCGAACAGTTGATACATTATTCTGATATAAACAAACACACCAAAAACAAAGAAAGCCTCTCTATTTGAAGCAAAAAGaccaatttataaaaattacataCATCTAACTTCTGACCATGCATTAATTCCAAAAATCTTGCAATATGGCTCTTGACTTCATTTAAATCTTCAGCTGCAGAACCTCTCTTGTTCATGAAAGGCACTACACCACCCACAAGCTGATTAAATATCCACTCTCTCTCCAACTCAACGCTAAGTTCGTCTATTGCAGGTTGACCAGTACTTTCCTCAGATATCTACAAAGAATAATAGAAGCTTTACCAAAAACAGAAGCCTCATAATGGGAAAGAAAGGACAGATATTCTTAAAGACACTAAACAAACCTGCGTTCTTTCAGGAATGTCTATTTCCCTGATTCGATCATCCTTTTCAGTCATATACTTGTCAGAAAGTACACTGGGATCGAATTGATCTTCAAGGCTTCTTTCACCGGTTTCACCATATGTGTCTCTCACTTCCAATTTGCGTATCCTCAGAAGGTCTTCAACATCTCCAAATATTTCATGTGCTTCCTGGAGTGCATATGATGATATACCAGGTCGTTGCTTGCTCTTTTTGGGCTTCTTCCCCCTGCATTAAGATAAGAAGATATATGCTCACAATAAACAGAGTGTACAGCCAGATTACACAAAATTTAGGAAAATAAAACGTACCTCACAGGAGCTCCGTGTTCAtcaacttcttcttcatcaacaATAAAATCAGCCATTTCATCTTCTTCACCCATGTCTACATCCTCCTCTTCTTCTGCCTGCTCATCCTCCTCGGCAATATCCTCAAGGGGTTGTCCTAGaatatttgagaaaaaataagCAATGAGAAGATGCTAATTTTCTGCAGAAGAGAGACCATGGTTCAGGCGAGATTTACCATTATCATCACCAAACAAGCTACGTTTGAGCTTCTCCTCAGCTGTACGCCCTCCCATTCCATTTCCATCAAACTCCTCTTCATCAGAAAACCCAGACGAACCTTCTTCCACATCTCTCCGAGCCTTTTTCAATCGTTTGAACTTCTTGTTCTCCTAATCATGTAAAAACAAGTTCCACCATTAATGACTGATTctataagataaatatatagaAATCAAACTTGGACTTCTTAAGGCAAAATTAATTTGCTCCCAATCCGTGAAAGGCATCAGGCATCAAACCAGGTAAGAATTCAAACTTACAAGTTTTGGGCGAGGAACGGAGATGTTGCTCTCCTGAAGAAGTTCATAATCATCTTCATCAAGCACGTAGTTCCTCTCAGAGTCCCTATGAAAGAACTTTTTATCAAGacagaaatcatattttcatcctTGGACAACAGAGAAGCAGAGTGAATATTGTAATCGTAAAGAAAAGTATCCAGGTGAgtgatgaaataaataaataaccttttcttccttttcttcttcttttgccTCTCCTTGTCACTATCAGCTCTTTCTTCTTCCTCCCCCTCTTCTTCCTCAACATCATCCACTATGAACCCATCTTTCTCATATTCATCCTGTCCTTCTGTATCAAAACACCAACAAATTTCATTGTGTTTTGATAAGTTATAAAAGAAAGGGAGAAAGATATCTATCAGACATCTCCGGAGAGAATTCTTTCATGACGTACATATTCTAAAACAATCAAATTCAtgctataaatatgattattccTTTTCTTCATATTAAAAATTCTGGTTCTTAAGAAATGATAAAACAAATTATATTCACAAAATAACAGCATGGTGTGATGAGATTCTAGTCTGAGCAACACCATGACTAAACTACAACTATGAGACAATGGAAAAGCATAAACCCACAAATCATGCAAAATTATGCATAGATGCAATCAAAGCAATACACCACAAATAACCAATTTTTCAAATGAACGAACAGTTGCCAATTACCATACTTTAACCGAAGAAAGTAGCACCTTCGAAAAAATACCACGCCTAGATAAATAAAACTTCTCGTAAACCATTGGGGTGGGGTAATTTCAGCCAACAAAAAAAACAACTGGAACTTTTTGAAATCCTAACTCAATTGAacgatttaaaaagaaaaaattatttgatattttttactaAAACATAATAATGTAAATACTTATACAAATTATTGAACTAAAACTGGAaactttaaaatacaaaaacgATCAAACAATGAAAATGTACAATTAACTCtaaataattagaaaaattCACATATGAAAGATTACGAAGACGAGGTACGACACGCACCATCGTCTTCGTCATCCTCATCGTATTCACCGTCACGGGCTCGGTCTCCAAAAGGCCCTTCATCAACTTCTTCTTCCTCAACTCCAATCTCATCTTCAGGAATAAAAAATTCGAacgaaaaaaagaagaaagatcaAATCTTTATTCTTATATAAAGTATTTTAGCAGAAATTGAAGGTAATTCCCGGTGAAGAGAGTGTACCTTCATCGTCGGAGATGAATGTGTTCCCGGCCATCCCAATTAAGTTCCTGTGTATAGCTAAAAGAAAACCCTAGAAAGAtatgtaataatataatatactaTAATTGTAGATATAACTCCAGTTTTCACGCACTTTAAAGTTTCAAGTAGCGTTTTCGGTGTTTCTGTCTGTGTGCATTGCGTGGCGAAACTTTTCAAGGAAATGttctaaatatgttttaaaaaaattttaaaaaaaaagtggataataattttaaattgtgATTGGATGTATAACatgttatttaataaataacaaGATACCAAGGTCAAAATCCATCCAGCACACCTAAACTCACTTTTATATCCAAGATACATTACGAGCTCTCTcattatcatattttatcattttgttatttGTTGACTTGAGTATCGAAATATATACGTCAGACTCTCGGTGTTTATAACGTTTTTTCGTGACTTAAGTGACAACCAacaagtttattttttaatattttatcagACGCGAGATTGTGTATGATACCATTTGCAAGCTCGTGTATGATATCATCGCTTACGAGGCTACGAGAATCCACATACGAAGTTAAAGTCTACCAATCTACGCTGGCGAAGTTTCGATTTGTGAAGTTAAAGTCTATTGGTCTACGCTTACGAAATTCCAACTTGCGGGTCTACTTTTACAAAATTCCGACCTACAAAATTACAGCCTACGAATCATACACTCACAAACCGATTGTATTTCGTACTATGATTTACATAGTTGGATTAGTTGTATTTTTTACTAAATCAAACCGTTTTCCATATAGTTGGATTAGTTGTATTTTTTAATACATCAAATCGTTTTccatatatgttaatatgaggGACaagtaaattataataatactaTAAAACACAGACATGTAATTGTGCTTACAAAGATTGTACTTGTATTTATTATAGAATAGAAAGTATATAATTATGAGCatgttaaattcaaaatttaatattccaTGGTATTATTAATGTAACATTACCATTGTAATATAATAATTCGATAAATAAAAAGCCGATAAATGAATGGATAGTCCGCCGTGGGGTTAGCAGCTAAAGAAGATGGATTGCAAGAAAAATGAAGACGGTCGTGAAGAGAACACTCGATCATTTCAAACAGAAACTTTTTATGCAATACGTTCTTAAATTTCAGCTGATTTCATTTTCTCTTTAGTAGCTTTTATATGACCTCATAGTGTTTAGAAACGGTCTTTTAGctctattaattaattttcagtcgtaataagttttgaatttcGTTTGAAAGATCATAATTAAGTTTTATTTCATTTGCCAATCTTTACTATCGTTTTGTAACTAATGATTGAcaatcatatataaaaattttatacacaattatataataataataataataataacagaaAGGATTTTTTTCCTTCCTATTTTAAGGCCATCATACAACGTCGGGTTAATGGTGGCATGTAGGAGCGAGAAAAATGCGGGGAGAGAAATTTAAAACGGGAAGAACCCACTGGTTAATGTTTTTTCGACGCAAAAAGGcatttcatattttcttaaGAGTATTTCGGTGACGGGATTAATCGCTCTGCCGTTGCCGTTTCGTCTCCCTGAATGCCTCACCAGTGTTCAGGGTTCGTTGTCCAGATATTTTTTTCGttattgttgtttattttgttcattttttctCCTCAATTGGTGATGAGAATGTGTTTGGAAGCTGTTTGTCTGTAATCATtgcatttgtttgtttgtttgtttgtttttttttttttttttttttttttttttttttttggatgatTCTATGGGCATCACCATGGTATAGTATATTTATTTGTTCACAAAATATTGAAGCTACGTCCATTTTCAatctttatcattttttttcatgatttctatgtttttattattttcgttacATTGATTATGCAAAACGAGGATATTCATTTAAGAATGACGGCAAATGACCATATTGGTATTCCTGTGCAGTCCATTTTGGCGACCTTTAAGCGGAGGAGCGAGGGAATAATATGATGGTATGTGTGATGTATCTCAACATTTTCTTACAGTTTTTTGCGCATTTTGTGTATCTGAGTTTTGATTCCTGTGTGTAGAATCCAGTTACATCCTGGATTTtaaacatattgattgatgtttTGCAGGTGTCCGGAGATTAGCACCTTAGTTCGAGTTGTTgatttttgctgtcttttttgTGCGAATTTCAAGTAAGACATCCTTAAGTTCCTGCAAACCAGAATCTTTGGTTTAACACTTAGGGAATTGATTTTTCTTCCATATGATACCAGAATTTTGATTTgtgtttgtgtttgaaatacCTACTGTTAGTCATTGAATGAATGACTCGCAAATTGGCTCTGGCTAAGGTCAATTAAATAGAAAGAAACATTGATTCTCCCAACGATAGCAATTGAGGATATTCAATCCAATTTTCCATCAAGGCTTGGGATCGGCGACTGAGAACTGGTAGCAAAATGATTCTAACAAACTGAatagaaatttatatgaaacaGCAGTATTATAAGTTTATTGAACTCGTCGATGAATCTTGAAATCTTAAATTTTGCTTTTTGTTTTTACAGGCATGTGATGTCTAATCTCCCAGAGAAGGCAAACCCTCTAGAAATCCTTTAAGAAGCAACCTTTAGCATGTATAATAGCCATTATCACCTGCATGATATTTCTAAAAATGGCTGTAGCCGTTGATCAAGGTCATGAATTCAAGCCATTCCTCCGACCCCCAAGATACAAACTCCAATCCTTCACTCAGCTCGACTACAAAATGCTCGACTTTAGTCAATCCAAACTCGCACAATCTTTGAAACATGCCTTCCAGTCTACCAACATCTACAGAAGCTTTTCCACCCCATGCCTATCTAATTCTTCCACAGTAGAAGAAGAGTTTGGTCCCAATGCCAGAATTGAAATAATAGGGGGCCACACTGCACCAAGAGTACGTGCTCTGGTTGTGGAAGTTGCAATAGCCATAGCTTCTGGTGTCAATCCAGAGCCAGCATCTAATGGGCTTGGCGGTGCCTACTTTATGCGCTCTCGAGATGGTGATACTATAGCTGTTGCGAAGCCTATGGACGAGGAACCTCTAGCATTCAATAATCCAAAATGTTTTGGTGGGCGGATGTTAGGCCAACCTGGCATGAAACACTCCATTAGGATCGGTGAAGCAGGTCTTCGTGAAGCAGCAGCTTATCTTCTTGATCATGATGGTTTTTCCAGTGTCCCACCAACAGCATTGGTTAAATTTTCTCACGTCAAGTTCAACATGAATAACGTGGAAGCAGATTTGTCTCCGCCCCTTAAAATTGCATCACTTCAATGTTATGTGAAGCATGATTCTGATGCAGGAGATTTGGGCCCTTCAAGCTTCTCAGTCACTTCTGTACACCATATTGGTATTTTAGATGTGAGGCTAATGAATCTTGACAGACACGCGGGGAATATTCTTGTGAAGCAAGAGAAAGAGAATTATGCTGGGGGGAATGCCGAGTTAGTTCCCATTGACCATGGGTTTTGCTTGCCTGAGTCACTCGAAGATCCATATTTCGAATGGCTGCACTGGCCTCAATCTTCGATACCATTTTCTGAGTCCGAAGTTGAGTACATATCTGGTCTCGATCCGTTTAAAGACGCAGAGCTGCTAAGAACTGAGCTTCCATTAATTCGAGAGTCTTCCATCCGAGTTCTTGTGCTCTGTACGATCTTTCTGAAGCAAGCAACCAAATTTAGGCTATGTCTTGCTGACATAGGTGAAATGATGACTCGAGAATTTCATGGAGGGGAAGAGAATTGGAGCACGTTGGAGATTCTATGTTTAAATGCTAAAGTCAACCTGAATGATAGAAATTGTGATGATAATACCAGGGATAATCAAAATGTAGAAGAAGTTAATGAGATGTTCCAATTTGACGATGACGAAGATGAAATGAAAGAAGACCTCGACAAAGATTCAGGCTTCCCCCAAATGTTACATAAACCCCCCCTAAAAGGTGAGCCACCACTAGTTCCAAAATTCTCATCGATGAGTGCATTAGATGTTCCTTCATCGTTTCACTTGAATAAGAGGGAAGATTGTGACAAAGTCCTTGAGAAGAACACCTATTTGGATAATAATTCTTCGAATGAAGATGAACACCAGGACGATAATCTTAAATCCAGTGGATTGATGCGGAGCCTGAGTTGCGCTGTACCAAATTATAGCCATGATGTTCAGGTTATTTCTTTCGAGGAAATGAACGAGGAAGAATGGCAGTTGTTCTTGGAGAGTTTTGAAAGACTTTTGCCCGAGGCATTCGAGGGAAGGTCTATGTGCTCATCTAAGCAAAGATTGGGATCTTCTTGTGAGTTTTGAAGAGATAATCCGAAGATCAAGAATCACGTGAGTAGTGTCAAGTAACCATGTATATTAGCACCATGGAATATGACTTTCTGTATGTTGTAGATACAAGATTCTTATGTGGGAGGAAAAGTGATAGGCAACAAGACATCCTTTCCTCCCTCGCTTGTTTTTGCATGTTTCGTTTTCAATCTTACTCACCTTATGATATAGTTTAGAAGGTAGAGATTTCTTTTTCGTTTAGACTGTACATGAATTGAT
Proteins encoded:
- the LOC140958674 gene encoding phosphatidylinositol 4-kinase gamma 8-like, with the protein product MIFLKMAVAVDQGHEFKPFLRPPRYKLQSFTQLDYKMLDFSQSKLAQSLKHAFQSTNIYRSFSTPCLSNSSTVEEEFGPNARIEIIGGHTAPRVRALVVEVAIAIASGVNPEPASNGLGGAYFMRSRDGDTIAVAKPMDEEPLAFNNPKCFGGRMLGQPGMKHSIRIGEAGLREAAAYLLDHDGFSSVPPTALVKFSHVKFNMNNVEADLSPPLKIASLQCYVKHDSDAGDLGPSSFSVTSVHHIGILDVRLMNLDRHAGNILVKQEKENYAGGNAELVPIDHGFCLPESLEDPYFEWLHWPQSSIPFSESEVEYISGLDPFKDAELLRTELPLIRESSIRVLVLCTIFLKQATKFRLCLADIGEMMTREFHGGEENWSTLEILCLNAKVNLNDRNCDDNTRDNQNVEEVNEMFQFDDDEDEMKEDLDKDSGFPQMLHKPPLKGEPPLVPKFSSMSALDVPSSFHLNKREDCDKVLEKNTYLDNNSSNEDEHQDDNLKSSGLMRSLSCAVPNYSHDVQVISFEEMNEEEWQLFLESFERLLPEAFEGRSMCSSKQRLGSSCEF